ATAAGCAGTGTCAGCAGCTTATTCCTCAACATATTTGGTCTCCAGCCAGGTTCTGATCGCCCAGAGCGCCTCCTGACTCAACGTATCCGCCATTTTGGGCATGTAGACGGCGCCATCACGCACCGCCCCGTTTATCACGCGGTACTTGAACCAGTCATCACCTTCAAAATCCGGGCTCAGGTAACGCAGATCCGGTGCGATACCGCCTGAAATACCGTCCAGTCCATGACAGCGAGCACAATTTTGGTTATAGGCTGAGGCACCAATCTTCACCGCCAGATCGTGGTCATCAGAAGGCGCACGATAGGGGTTGGTATCTGCCCAGTCTTCACCCAGACTGGACAGCCCTTCGGTATCCACCGCCTGAGGCGTGACATCGCCGTGCGCCAGAACCTGGCCGGAAAGCGCAGAAGCCATCAAAGTGGCAGCCAACAGGCCGGTGAGTTTGTTATGCTTGGACATGGTTGTTCACCCGTTTCTTGTTTTATCTGACAGAACGCAGCCGGGGAACAGGCCCCGACCTTGATGAGCTCATGATGAACCAGCCGTCACAGCGCCAGAATTCAACCTTGGCACCCAAAACATTGGCCTTTGGTAGTAAATTTCACAGATAACCAGTACCAGGGGTTGATTCAGTCACACCAAGGTAGTAAAACTAAAGCATAACCATTTGATTGTAAGGGATTTTTTCCCGGTAACCATGTGGAATCTCCCGCTCACATCCACCTCCATTCCCAGCTTTTCAGGGTCGGCTTCCGTCGCCTGAACCCCCTCTTGCTGAACACAATGCTCTGGCAATGGCCACTCTCGAACGAGGCTGGCTGAACACCACTCAACAGGGTATTGAACTGATGAAAACAAATATAAAAGCGCCACGCCGCGCCCTGCTGGCGGGATCTGTCCAGACCGCTGTACTGGGCATCGCCATCAGCCTTGGCAGTGTCGGGGTACAGGCTGCCTCTTCCAATGTTAGCTGGGATGACATACTCAACGACCAGACCACCCCGCAGGATGTACTTGGCTATGGCATAGGGCCCAAGGCTCAGCGTTACAGCCCGATGAGCGCCATTAATGTTGACAACATCGAGATGCTGACCCCGGCCTGGTCATTTTCCTTCGGTGATGAGAAGCAGCGTGGGCAAGAGTCACAGGCGCTGGTGCATGACGGTGTTATCTATGTGACCGGTTCCTACTCACGCATCTTCGCCATCGACGCCCGCACCGGTAAACAGATCTGGTCCTACAGTGCACGTCTGCCGGACGATATTCGCCCCTGCTGCGATGTGGTAAACCGCGGTGCCGCCATCTTTGGTGACAAGGTATTCTTCGGCACGCTGGATGCTGCCATCGTGGCGCTGGACAAGAACACCGGTAAGGTTGTCTGGAAGCAGAAATTTGGTGATCACAGTGCCGGATATACCATGACCGGTGCTCCCACACTGGTAAAGGATCAGAAAACCGGCAAGGTACTGCTGATTCATGGCTCATCGGGTGACGAGTTTGGTGTGGTCGGCAAACTGTTCGCGCGTGACCCGGACACCGGTGAAGAGATCTGGATGCGTCCATTCGTTGAAGGTCATATGGGTCGTCTGAATGGCAAGGAAAGTACGCCGACCGGTGACCCTCGTGCCCCCACATGGCCAGATGATCCCAACACCGAGACCGGTAAGGTCGAAGCCTGGAGCCATGGCGGCGGCGCCCCCTGGCAGAGCGCCAGCTTTGATGTCGAAACCAACACCATCATCATCGGTGCCGGCAACCCTGCCCCCTGGAACACCTGGGAACGCACTTCACCTGGCGGCAATCCGCTGGACTATGACAACCTCTACACATCGGGACAGGTTGGCGTCGATCCCAGCACCGGAGAGGTGAAATGGTTCTATCAGCATACCCCCAATGATGCCTGGGACTTCTCCGGCAACAACGAACTAGTGCTGTTTGAATATGATGACGATGGCAAGACCGTCAAGGCCACGGCTCACGCCGACCGTAACGGCTTCTTCTATGTAGTCAACCGTGAGAACGGCAAGTTCATGCACGCCTTCCCGTTCGTTGACAACATCACTTGGGCCACCCATATCGATCCTGACACCGGGCGTCCGGCAGAAGTTGAAGGACAGCGTCCGCCACCGCCCAAACCCGGTGAGAAAAAAGGCGAATCCATCGAGGTATCTCCTCCATTCCTCGGTGGCAAAAACTGGAACCCTATGGCCTACAGCCAGGATACCGGCCTGTTCTATATTCCGGCCAACCACTGGAAAGAGGATTACTGGACTGAAGAGGTGACCTACCAGAAAGGCGCGGCCTATCTTGGCCAGGGCTTCCGCATTCGCAAAATGTATGACGACCATGTCGGCATCCTGCGCGCCATGGACCCGGTCACCGGTGAAACCGCCTGGGAGCACAAGGAGAAGCTGCCATTGTGGGCAGGCGTTCTCACCACCAAGGGCGGACTGGTCTTTACCGGTACCGGCGATGGCTACCTGAAAGCCTTTGATGCCAAAAACGGCAAGGAGCTGTGGAAGTTCCAGACCGGTTCCGGAATCATCTCCAGCCCCATCACCTGGGAGATGGATGGTGAGCAGTACATTGGTG
This DNA window, taken from Marinobacterium iners, encodes the following:
- the pedF gene encoding cytochrome c-550 PedF — translated: MSKHNKLTGLLAATLMASALSGQVLAHGDVTPQAVDTEGLSSLGEDWADTNPYRAPSDDHDLAVKIGASAYNQNCARCHGLDGISGGIAPDLRYLSPDFEGDDWFKYRVINGAVRDGAVYMPKMADTLSQEALWAIRTWLETKYVEE
- a CDS encoding methanol/ethanol family PQQ-dependent dehydrogenase; its protein translation is MKTNIKAPRRALLAGSVQTAVLGIAISLGSVGVQAASSNVSWDDILNDQTTPQDVLGYGIGPKAQRYSPMSAINVDNIEMLTPAWSFSFGDEKQRGQESQALVHDGVIYVTGSYSRIFAIDARTGKQIWSYSARLPDDIRPCCDVVNRGAAIFGDKVFFGTLDAAIVALDKNTGKVVWKQKFGDHSAGYTMTGAPTLVKDQKTGKVLLIHGSSGDEFGVVGKLFARDPDTGEEIWMRPFVEGHMGRLNGKESTPTGDPRAPTWPDDPNTETGKVEAWSHGGGAPWQSASFDVETNTIIIGAGNPAPWNTWERTSPGGNPLDYDNLYTSGQVGVDPSTGEVKWFYQHTPNDAWDFSGNNELVLFEYDDDGKTVKATAHADRNGFFYVVNRENGKFMHAFPFVDNITWATHIDPDTGRPAEVEGQRPPPPKPGEKKGESIEVSPPFLGGKNWNPMAYSQDTGLFYIPANHWKEDYWTEEVTYQKGAAYLGQGFRIRKMYDDHVGILRAMDPVTGETAWEHKEKLPLWAGVLTTKGGLVFTGTGDGYLKAFDAKNGKELWKFQTGSGIISSPITWEMDGEQYIGVASGYGGAVPLWGGDMADLTKPVPQGGSFWAFKLPKWANK